DNA sequence from the Buchnera aphidicola (Cinara kochiana kochiana) genome:
TTGTGCAGATTCAAAAGCAATTACACAAGTAGGTACTATTTCTGCTAATGCAGATGAAAAAGTAGGTAGCTTAATAGCTGAAGCAATGGAAAAAGTAGGAAATGATGGAGTTATTACGGTTGAAGAAGGTACAGGCTTACAAAATGAATTAGAAGTAGTAAAAGGTATGCAATTTGATAGAGGATATTTATCTCCATATTTTATCAATAAACCAGATACTGGATTAGTAGAATTAGATAATCCGTATATATTAATGGCAGATAAAAAAATATCTAATATTCGTGAATTGTTACCAATTTTGGAGTCAGTGGCTAAATCAAGTAAACCATTATTAATTATCGCAGAAGATTTAGAAGGTGAAGCATTAGCAACTTTAGTTGTAAACTCTATGAGAGGTATTGTTAAAGTATCAGCAGTCAAAGCACCTGGTTTTGGTGATCGTCGTAAAGCAATGTTACAAGATATTTCTATTCTTACAGGTGGTTCTGTTATATCCGAAGAATTAGCTATGGAATTAGAAAAATCTTCTTTAGAAGATTTAGGTCAAGCAAAACGTGTAGTTATTAGTAAAGATGCAACTACTATTATTGGCGGTAATGGTAACAAGAATAATATTAAAGGTCGTATTAATCAAATTAGACAAGAAATTAATGAAGCAACTTCTGATTATGATAAAGAAAAGTTAAATGAACGTTTAGCTAAATTATCTGGTGGTGTAGCAGTATTAAAAGTAGGAGCAGCTACCGAAGTTGAAATGAAAGAAAAAAAAGCTCGTGTTGAAGACGCATTACATGCAACAAGAGCTGCGGTAGAAGAAGGAGTAGTACCAGGCGGAGGAGTAGCATTAGTTCGAGTAGCAGAAACAATTTCTCGTATTAATGGTCAAAATGAAGATCAAAATGTTGGAATACGAGTAGCATTACGTGCTATGGAAGCTCCTTTACGCCAAATTGTTGCAAATTCTGGCGAAGAACCGTCTGTAGTAACTAATAATGTAAAAGATGGACATGGTAATTATGGTTATAATGCGGCTACTGATGAATATGGAGATATGATATCTTTTGGAATTTTAGATCCTACTAAAGTTACTCGATCTGCATTACAGTATGCAGCGTCTGTTGCAGGATTAATGATTACTACAGAATGTATGGTAACAGATCTTCCCAAAGATGAAAAATCTTCCTCTGATTTAAGCACTCCTCCAGGCGGCGGAATGGGTGGTGGAATGGGTGGCATGATGTAGTTGTTATTTTTTAATTTTATTTAAAATAAAATATTACTATTATAGAAATAATAAATTATGTTACTTTTGATAGATTAATAGTCTCCTTGTTCTCTAGAATGATAACTATGTGAGAACAAGGGATTATATTTATTGTTGAGATATATATTATGACAGCTTATAGCGGTAACTCTTTAAAAGCAGGAGTAAAAATTTTATTAAATAACGATCCGTGTGAAATTCAATTTAGTGAATTTATTAAACCAGGCAAAGGACAAGCTTTTGTTAGGATTAAATTAAAGCAACTTTTAACAGGAAAATTGTTAAATAAAACTGTTAAAGCGACTGATATTTTTTATTCAACAAATGTTATAGAAATTAATGCAGTATATTTATATACTAATCAATCTGTTTGGGTATTTATGAATCAAGAAAATTTTGAACATATTCATGTATCACATAAATTTTTATTTAGTTCCGAAAAATGGTTAACAAATTTATCTAAATGTAGAATTACTTTATGGAATAATTCACCTATTGCTGTTCATATAGATAATTTTG
Encoded proteins:
- the efp gene encoding elongation factor P; this encodes MTAYSGNSLKAGVKILLNNDPCEIQFSEFIKPGKGQAFVRIKLKQLLTGKLLNKTVKATDIFYSTNVIEINAVYLYTNQSVWVFMNQENFEHIHVSHKFLFSSEKWLTNLSKCRITLWNNSPIAVHIDNFVHLQVQETDIVVKGDTINSSTKLVTVETGAIVRVPLFIKKGDTIKIDTRNGKYISRVTS
- the groL gene encoding chaperonin GroEL (60 kDa chaperone family; promotes refolding of misfolded polypeptides especially under stressful conditions; forms two stacked rings of heptamers to form a barrel-shaped 14mer; ends can be capped by GroES; misfolded proteins enter the barrel where they are refolded when GroES binds) — its product is MAAKDVKFGNEARIKMLRGVNVLADAVKVTLGPKGRNVVLDKSFGPPSITKDGVSVAREIELEDKFENMGAQMVKEVASKANDAAGDGTTTATLLAQSIVNEGLKAVAAGMNPMDLKRGIDKAVIHAVDELKKISVPCADSKAITQVGTISANADEKVGSLIAEAMEKVGNDGVITVEEGTGLQNELEVVKGMQFDRGYLSPYFINKPDTGLVELDNPYILMADKKISNIRELLPILESVAKSSKPLLIIAEDLEGEALATLVVNSMRGIVKVSAVKAPGFGDRRKAMLQDISILTGGSVISEELAMELEKSSLEDLGQAKRVVISKDATTIIGGNGNKNNIKGRINQIRQEINEATSDYDKEKLNERLAKLSGGVAVLKVGAATEVEMKEKKARVEDALHATRAAVEEGVVPGGGVALVRVAETISRINGQNEDQNVGIRVALRAMEAPLRQIVANSGEEPSVVTNNVKDGHGNYGYNAATDEYGDMISFGILDPTKVTRSALQYAASVAGLMITTECMVTDLPKDEKSSSDLSTPPGGGMGGGMGGMM